A region of Saccopteryx leptura isolate mSacLep1 chromosome X, mSacLep1_pri_phased_curated, whole genome shotgun sequence DNA encodes the following proteins:
- the LOC136386304 gene encoding germ cell-less protein-like 2, with amino-acid sequence MGSLGSRLLRRRESGRADPCQPGAQAGTSYGSDSHKRRRRSPSLGPESENSRSHLDPEDNLQQLVSRNHHKKVKLASEYAYQTLFLNGENSDIKIRALGKEWCLHKIFLCQSGYFATMLRASGNKSQEDVIDLEINDPNIDVDSLHLALGSLYNHDYVFREPLQIPGVLAAACLLQVEDLLYQCDKNMKETINEKTVCGYYAAAETYGLQSVKTRCFEWLLHNLMTHPSVELFKELSIDLMNQLISSSNLLVMQKEIDVYTTVKKWMFLRLNPTWNGTTSQLLVNANNWFSRHKEHVGNIAFLETKRGIAFQPVFKNLRFQHIICGQVSIRVIERDALIPSAWLSFIFKHQWFNWLRAKLCREIWPRYTNEREFEKGSMRCGKMIVTDGEYAWRWSVSHFCFPLCVIFTRNYIIFKQHTFTHSGDGSVCSYPLRNIAFRLTLAHFDSSGNLSFSKTTGYQILTFQNDEEKVVMELDDTALSFPCYIFCNFLFMPLENPEY; translated from the coding sequence ATGGGGTCCTTGGGCAGTCGGCTTCTGAGACGCAGGGAATCAGGCAGAGCGGATCCGTGTCAGCCAGGAGCTCAGGCAGGCACCAGTTATGGATCTGACAGCCATAAGCGAAGGCGCCGCAGTCCCTCCTTGGGCCCAGAGTCCGAGAATAGCCGCAGTCACCTAGACCCAGAAGACAATCTACAGCAACTGGTCAGCCGAAACCATCATAAAAAAGTTAAGCTCGCATCTGAATATGCTTACCAAACTTTATTTCTGAATGGGGAGAACAGTGATATTAAAATCCGCGCTCTGGGGAAAGAATGgtgtttacataaaatatttttatgtcagtCAGGCTACTTTGCAACTATGTTGAGAGCTTCTGGGAATAAGTCTCAGGAAGATGTTATTGACCTGGAGATTAATGACCCTAACATAGATGTGGACTCCCTGCACTTGGCACTAGGCTCGTTGTACAATCATGATTATGTCTTCAGGGAGCCCCTTCAGATTCCAGGAGTTTTGGCGGCAGCATGTCTGCTTCAAGTAGAGGACTTACTTTATCAGTGTGATAAGAACATGAAGGAAACAATTAACGAGAAAACTGTATGTGGCTATTATGCAGCAGCAGAAACCTATGGGTTACAGTCTGTAAAGACAAGGTGCTTTGAATGGCTTCTTCACAATTTGATGACACATCCAAGTGTGGAACTTTTCAAGGAACTCAGTATAGATCTTATGAATCAGCTTATTTCTTCTTCGAATTTACTAGTAATGCAAAAGGAAATAGATGTGTATACCACAGTGAAAAAGTGGATGTTCCTTCGTCTTAACCCAACCTGGAACGGCACAACAAGTCAGCTTTTAGTGAATGCAAACAACTGGTTTTCCAGGCACAAAGAACATGTTGGTAACATCGCCTTCCTTGAAACCAAAAGAGGCATAGCATTTCAACCAGTGTTTAAAAACTTGAGGTTTCAGCATATCATCTGTGGCCAGGTCTCCATAAGAGTTATTGAGCGAGATGCTCTGATTCCTTCAGCAtggttatcatttatttttaaacatcaatGGTTTAACTGGCTTAGAGCAAAACTATGCAGGGAAATCTGGCCCCGCTATACCAACGAAAGAGAATTTGAAAAAGGTAGCATGAGGTGCGGGAAAATGATTGTCACAGATGGAGAATACGCCTGGAGGTGGTCAGTTAGCCACTTTTGCTTTCCCTTATGTGTTATCTTTACCaggaattatataattttcaagcAACATACTTTCACTCACTCAGGTGATGGTTCAGTTTGTTCATACCCTCTAAGAAATATTGCATTCAGACTCACTTTGGCTCATTTTGACTCTAGCGGAAACCTAAGTTTCAGCAAAACAACTGGTTATCAAATACTAACCTTTCAAAATGATGAGGAAAAAGTGGTAATGGAATTGGATGACACAGCTCTGAGCTTTCCTTGCTATATATTCTGTAACTTCCTGTTTATGCCATTAGAAAACCCAGAATATTGA